In a genomic window of Treponema primitia ZAS-1:
- a CDS encoding type II toxin-antitoxin system PemK/MazF family toxin, translating into MHPKPIIRRGEIWTVQWSGLASKPRPALVIQSEAYLETSTDILALITSEDAPASMVRLPIAADERNGLLHDSFICLDKLMAIPLANIGKRLGAVSPEVLHEINKRLIKILG; encoded by the coding sequence ATGCACCCTAAGCCGATAATCCGGCGTGGCGAAATATGGACGGTGCAATGGTCAGGTTTGGCGAGCAAGCCCCGTCCGGCGCTGGTAATCCAATCAGAAGCATATCTGGAAACAAGCACGGATATTCTTGCATTGATTACATCCGAAGATGCGCCCGCTTCGATGGTCCGCTTACCGATTGCCGCTGATGAACGCAATGGGCTCTTGCATGACAGCTTTATTTGTTTAGATAAACTGATGGCAATTCCGCTGGCAAATATCGGCAAACGTCTTGGGGCGGTGAGCCCTGAAGTTCTGCACGAGATTAATAAGCGGCTCATCAAGATATTGGGC